The Vibrio echinoideorum DNA window ACCAAGTAATGACGATGACAGGTGAAGACAGCCGTTTGAACCCATTCCAAGTTATGAACTGGCCTGGCGTAATGGAAACACCTGAGCAAGACATGGATGCCATCAACAAAGATCTACTTGAAGCATTCAACGATGCAATCGCTGAATTCATTGATGCTCGTGCTCGTGAAGGCGAAAACATGAAGGCGCTCATCGTACAGCGCTTAGATGCTATCACTGAAGAAGTTGTTAAAGTTCGTGCTCGCATGCCTGAGATCTTAGAATGGCAACGTGAACGCCTTCTTAATAAGTTTGAAGATGCGAAAATTGAACTTGAAGGCTCTCGTGTTGAGCAAGAACTTATCCTGTTAGCACAGAAGTCAGACGTAGCTGAAGAACTTGATCGCCTAGACTCTCACGTGAAAGAAGCGAATGTAGTCTTGAAGAAAGGTGGCGCTTGTGGCCGTAAGCTTGACTTCATGATGCAAGAGTTCAACCGTGAATCAAACACGCTGGCATCTAAGTCTATCAGTACAGACATCACAGCATCAGGCGTAGAGCTTAAGGTTCTTATCGAACAGATGCGTGAGCAGATCCAAAATATTGAATAACAGTCTGTAAGTCATACGCTGTATTAGCCATTAGCTCAATCAGTGTTGATGAACTAACAGTGTTAATTAGATCAAGATAAGCTCCTAATTTTAGGGGCTTTTTTTATGGATACAGTAATGCCAAGCAAGGTACATGGTTGATCAGGTAAGGAGTAGATAAAGTAGGCGCGCAGGAAACAGGGCTTAGAGCAAAATATAGATTGTAGCGATAGATAAGGATGTAACTGAAGTAAAAAAGGTACTAGGAATATTTCAGAGGGAGATAAAAAGGTTAAGCAGTAGATAGAAGGTATAGAAGGTATAGAAGGTGAAGATTAAGCGGGAAAGTGACGCAAGTTGCTATTGCAACTTGCGTCGACTTAAAATCTTATACAGCTACAACGTTTGCAGCTTGAAGACCTTTTTGGCCTTGCTCTACTTCGAAAGACACTTGTTGGCCTTCTTTAAGAGTTTTGAAACCTTCAGATGCGATAGCACGGAAGTGAACGAATACGTCAGCGCCGCCGTTGTCTTGAGTTAGGAAACCGAAACCTTTCTCTTCGTTAAACCATTTTACTACGCCGTTTGTTTTGTTAGACATGATGTGTCCCTTATATAAAAATAAAAAATTAATCGCCAAAAGTGCGATGCGCTGAAAGCTTGAATTATTTAATGTATCTATGAAGCCAAGGGAAACACTGAGAATAACAATGAAGCAATACTAAGGGTTTTACTTTACAACTGGATGTTTCATTTAATAACTCTGAAAACAGAGCGAGGCCATTCTTGGTGATCTGGGCCCCGTTGTAAAGCGTTATTTGAATAATAATGGATATTTTTCATTCAAACGACCTTTCTTCGCTCAAAAATGCATGACAACTGATGTCAAAATGGAAGTTAGGAGAACCTCTTCCTACCTTCACACCCTGTTGTAGAGCTAAAGTACAAATTTGCACAGATAAAAATCTGTGACGACAAGTAACATCAAAGCTAACAAACATTTGAATGACAATCCTAAACAGACAATAAATCCCACTACGCAAAACTCTCAATACCAGCTCATGCCACTTGGAAAATGGGTAACAGCTCCGAATGGGTTCACCTTCTTGCTATAAGGACAACCAACCAGAGAGCTTTAATTTTTAAAGCACACATAATTCCCTTCTTCAGCCCCTCCTTGGGTAAACAGGAACAATTGCTTGTCTCGAGTTTCAAACCTCAGCTCTACCTTAGAATCGACTAAGGTATCAATATTACGCACGAAGATGTCGCTGTGCGTTGGCTTTAGATTCCATTCAATATTGTTAAAGGTCATCGAAAGTAGGCCTTGACGCTCTTCTAGGTAATCCAACTCTAAATAGATTTCATACTTTTTGTCTTCACCTTGTTGTGTCGTTAGATGGCCAAATCGGTATATTTCGAGGTTTATATCAGAGATAAATTTCAATACCGACCGGTTCTCGATCGCTTTGTATTGTTGATAGCCTTGGGTAATAAAACTCTCATCGAGTTGAGCACATGCCCATCGCGTTCCTGATAGACTTGAGCGATTAGCTAAGCCTTGATAGAGGATTAACCCGATTAAACTAGAAAGTAAAAAACCATTGAACAACATTACTTTTGTTACCCACATATTGAACTCGCTTGTCTAATCGCTTCTATAATCTTTTCTGGTAACTCATCAACATCTATAGAGTGATTAATGTAGTTGGCATTCTTATTACTGTACTTAGCAAAAGCAAAAGCCTTAAGTATATATGTCCCATCTTCATAAACAGATTCTGAAATTCTTAAGTAAATATCCGCATAACAAACTGGCAAGTTCTTACTTTTTAATTCAAATTCAAGTAGACGTTTATCACTAATAAAATGACTATCATCGTGTAGATAAAAGTCCGTTTGCACAATCTTAAAATGTTGATATTGACCAGCATTCATAAAGTCGGGCTTATTAATAAACGGTTTGAATAAATAAGTGAGTAGTAAGCCGGATATCAGAAATAAACTAATTAGTATATGAAAGACTCTAGTTATCTTGGACTCTAAAGGTTTATCATTATATTGAATAGATTCATCGACAGCCTTATCAAACACTTTAACTTCAATTTTCTGATTTTCTATTTTCTATTTTCTATTTTCTCTTTAACAGTCGGCTTCTCGCAACGAACCTCCAATACATACCCGATCTTACTCGCAGTCTTAATCGTAACGTCAGTTTCGCCTAACAAAACAAACTCTTTCCTCAAGCCAGAAATGACATTAGTCAGCGCTTGATCGGTCACTAACGCACCTTCCCAACAGATTTCAAATAAGCGCTCTCGCGTCACATGTACACCTTGATTTTCAAGCAATAAGTTTAGAACCTCATAAGGTAGCGGCCTCAATGAAATACTCTCTCCACCATGATTTGAAAGAGTTCGGGTCGTCGAATCGAAAATTAAATTAGAAAAATAAAATCTGTACATAATTAACTATTAATATGGGTATTTATGACACTAACAAAGAGAAGGCAGATCCAGTTAAATTTCACCTGAAAATATACAACCTCCATCTGAACAACGTCGATTATCCCTTCCACAAGAGATCGAACTGCAAATAATACACGTTCTATTTATCAAACCGTTAGATAATTAACATAAAAAAAATAAAGACAGCATTATATCAAAAAAATGGAAACATATGAATTTTATATGTATTTTACCTTTAGTTTTATATTTTATTCACCTAGATAATGCCTACTGTTTTTACCTACATTATGAGATTGGCACAATGAATAAAACCGTAATTTTACTTGCTACTGTTTCTGCTTTAACAGGCACTCATGCTCTTGCCGCTAAAGATATTTCAGGCTTTTATTTAGGCGGTGGTTTTGGCACTACCACTTACAAGGATGACATCCCTAATTCAATGCTAGAAGCAGATGGCTCAAGTTTTAAGCTTATTGGTGGCTATCAATTCAACCGTATTGTTGGAGTCGAAGTACAATATACAAATTACAGCGGAATAAATTTAACTGACATTGACTCTGATATTATTAAGTCAATATCAGTTGAACCAACGGCTATTTCTATAGCGACTAATCTAGGCTATACCTTCAATAGTGGTTGGCGTCCATTTGCGACTATTGGATTGACTCAAATGTCCTTCAACGTTCCAACTAAGGATAAAGTCGCACTTCGCTTAGGTACCGGTGTTGAGTACACACCAGCACGCTTAGAACGGCTAAACTTCCGTATCGCTTACGAAGTCGATACATTTAATGTGGAGGACCTATCGAGTGATGATATTACGGTGCAACTAGGTACTTTCTATGCAGGGGCAACTTATAAATTTTAAGAGATGAGTACTCAACAATATCAAGGGCGACTCTTGTCGCCTTTTCCTATGCCAACATAGCGAAATCAAAATTGAAATTTACTCATCCGGCTTCTTAGTTCTTAGATCGACATATGGCCAGTAATGGTGCCCTACTCGAATTAACAGTGTGGCTGCGGCTAAGATAAATGCAGCGACAGACAACCAAACGATGAGTACTGCATCTAACTCTTTCATACCTAAGGTGATGTAACGAGCAATCGCCATCATCGCGATGTAGATCGGGTATCGCACCGGGATCTTACCGTTCATGACAAACTGTTGAACCATCGCCAACACTTCCAAGTAAATGAACATCAGAAGAATGTCGGTCAGTTGCACTCGACGTTCCGCAAAGACGTGCATGAACTCTTCCATCATGGCAAACAGTGTCGCCAGTGTGATCGCCACCAATAAAACGGCTTCAAGAATGTGGAAAACCTTAAGAAAAGGCTTACTAAAAGACTTAGGTAAGTGCGAAGGCATAGTCACTCTTCAAAAATAATTAATCCAATCTCTACAATAGCATGCATCAATATAAGTCGCGCACTCTCAAAGCATCGACTTTAGGATGACGCCATCAATTAACGATTAGCTAAGCTAGCAGATACAGATACAGATACAGATACAGATACAGATACAAAAATGGCCCCACATTTACTGCAGAGCCATCTATTTGTCTTTTATCTATCGACTTTTATTTACTAACGAGTCTTAGAGCAGAATCAAGTAAGTTAAGAACACCACACAAAGGCCGTAGATAAGTGGATGCACTTCTTTGCGCTTACCTGCCACAACCATCGTGAATGCGTAGCTGATGAAGCCCATCGCCATGCCGTTTGCTGGTGAGAAGCTTAGAACGGTGAACATGATGGTAAAGAACGCTGCAATGCGTGATTCTTTCTTTTCCCAGTTAATCTGACCCAGACGACCCACCATGTAGATACCCACCACGACCATCGCAGGTGCAACCATTGCCGCAGAGAAGATGGAGAAGATTGGGTATAGGAAAAGGGAGATTAAGAACAGACCAGCCACCATGACTGCTGCTAAGCCCGTTTTCGCACCTTGAGAAGAAGCAATACCAGACTCAGAGAAAGCGGTAATCGACGTTGTACCTAAAATCGAACCAATCACCGTGCCGCCCGCATCAGCAACCAAAGCCGATTTCGCATTTGGCATCTTACCGTCTTTATCGATGATCCCAGCATCGCGGCCAACACCGACTATGGTGCTCAAGCCATCAAAGAAATCGACAATCAGGAAGATAAGCACGATGAACAGCAAGTCGAATATTTTCTCAGGCGTGAAAGCAGAGAAATCAAAAATAGCGCCGAAGCTACCGGCCATGCTTGGCGGCATAGCAAAGAACTGGTCTGGAATTGGTGCATTTGATGTACCCATGAATACATCAGCAAGAATGGTCAGAGCGATAGCAGAAACGAACGAGATGAACGTTGCCAGCTTTATGTCACGAACCATACAACCTAGAGCAATGAAGATACTCACGTAAGCGATAATCACTTTTGGATCTGAGATATCACCCAAGCCAACCAATACGAATGGGTTAGACACTATGATGCCCGCGTTCTTAAGACCTAAGAAGGCAATGAACAAACCAAGCGAAACCGTAATCGCTAGCTTCAGGTCTTCTGGAATCGACTCAATCATCGATTTACGAATGTTGGTCAACGAGAACGCAAGATAAAGGATACCCGATAGAAAGATGCCAAATAGTGCCTCATTCCAAAGTACTGCCACTGAACCACTCAACAACAAACCTTTGAAGAAGCCATTCATACTCATACCCGACGCCAACATCACTGGGTAATTGCCCCAGATGCCCATAATCAGCGTTGCAATCGCAGCAGACAGGGCGGTGGCAGTAAACACTGCACCTTTGTCCATTCCAGGAATATCACCCAAAATCGCTGGGTTAACCGCCAGAATGTAGCTCATCGCTAAGAAGGTAATAAAACCCGCGTACAGCTCAGTGCCAATCGTGGTTTTTCTTTCAGTGATTTTAAACATCGAATCAAGCGAGCCAGAGGTGTTCTGGGCTTTCAAAGTGGAATCGGTACTCACAACAAAACCTTTGCAATAAATTAAGAATTTGGTGATTCAAATGCTGTGAGAATAGAGGGGTCTCTACACTAAAAACTGTAGTCACCAAGGTAGGCTCGGTAGTAGAAACATCTAGTCCATATCACTAGATATATACAGCATTTAATCGTTTGCGCGGATTGTAAGGATTGAGATTAAAACTTCAACAAATTTTGTCCAGATCACATAAAAAAGTGAAGATGACGAGTCATTGCAGTTATACAAAGATCCTTGAAAAGATCATTCGCTGATAAATAACGATCAAGCCAGTTGTTCTCAATCATCTAAATATGCTACTCTTCGCCTCCATTTTTCTGACCTAATTTTCACCAATTGTCTCTATTAGTTTCACTCGTTATCTCTTTATAGATGTAACCACCGGAACAATTAATAGATGCACCACCGGAACAAAAATTAGGGTCAGTACTATCTTTTATAGTGTCGGTTTATCACCTTCACTCAATCCAACCAACAGTGGAAATATACAGATGGGCATAGGTACTCTTTACATCGTATCTGCACCTAGTGGCGCAGGTAAATCGAGCTTGATCTCAGCAATGCTGGAAACCAATCCAACCTACGCAATGAAGGTATCTGTTTCACACACCACTCGCGGTATGCGCCCTGGTGAAGAGAATGGTGTTCACTACCACTTCGTAGAAAAACATCACTTTGAAGACCTGATTAAGAAAGGTGAGTTCCTAGAGTACGCTGAAGTATTCGGCAACTACTACGGTACTTCACGCGTGTGGATTGAAGAGAACCTAAACCGCGGTATCGATGTATTCTTAGATATCGACTGGCAAGGTGCTCGTCAGATCCGTGAAAAAATGCCTCAAGCGAAGAGTGTTTTCATTCTTCCACCATCAAATGGTGAGCTAGAGCGTCGTTTGAATGTTCGCGGTCAAGATAGCGACGAAGTTATTGCGAAACGCATGAGCGAAGCAAAATCTGAGATTTCTCACTATGCAGAATACGATTATGTGATCGTGAATGATGACTTTGATGCAGCCTTAATGGACTTCAGAGCAATCATTCGTGCGGAGCGTTTGAAAGCAGATAAGCAAGCAGCTAAATACAGCGGCATGCTTACAGCACTACTAGCGGAATAATCTAGAACTAGATTTTCCATTGAGATAAGTATACGGTGAGCTAGAAAGTCTCTAGTTAAACTTGTATACTTTCTCGTCATATAAAATTTATTAGTTAATTACTATTTGGAGTCCTCATGGCACGCGTAACTGTTCAAGACGCTGTTGAAAAAGTTGGCAACCGTTTCGACCTAGTTCTTATTGCGGCTCGCCGCGCACGTCAAATGCAAACTGGCGGCAAAGATTCACTAGTGCCTGAAGAAAACGATAAGCCAACGGTTATCGCTCTTCGCGAAATCGAAGAAGGTCTTATCACTAAAGACGTACTAGATGCTCGTGAGCGTCAAGAGCAACAAGAGCAAGAAGCGGCTGAACTTGCAGCAGTAAGCAGCATCGCTCACACTCGCTGATAGAATCAACGTCATTCGAACTAATTAACCTTCCGGGCCTTTAATTTGTATCTATTCGATAGCCTCAAAGACGTTGCCCAAGAATACCTAACAGAGCCTCAAATTGAGGCTCTGCGTCAATCTTATGTGGTAGCGAGAAATGCCCATGAAGGGCAAACCCGTTCAACGGGTGAACCATACATAATCCATCCTGTTGCTGTTTCAAGAATCCTGGCAGAAATGCGTCTGGATATCGAAACTCTGCAAGCCGCCCTACTCCACGATGTAATTGAAGATACTGAAGTTACAAAAGAGGAGCTAGAAGCTCAATTTGGCAACACTGTTGCTGAGTTGGTTGATGGTGTATCTAAGCTGGATAAGCTTAAATTTCGTGATCGCAAAGAAGCGCAAGCAGAGAACTTCCGTAAGATGGTTCTCGCCATGGTGCAAGACATCCGCGTTATCTTGATCAAATTAGCTGACCGTACTCATAACATGCGCACGCTTGGGGCACTTCGTCCTGATAAAAAGCGTCGTATTGCTCGCGAAACCCTAGAAATCTATTCTCCACTTGCTCATCGCCTTGGTATTCATAACATCAAGACAGAGCTAGAAGAACTTGGTTTTGAGGCCCTTTATCCTAATCGTTATCGCGTACTAAGAAATGTGGTGAAAGCTGCTCGTGGTAACCGTAAGGAAATGATTCAACGTATCCATAGCGAAATCGAAGGCCGTCTTGAAGAAGTCGGTTTGTCTGCTCGCGTTGTTGGTCGTGAAAAGAACCTGTTCTCCATCTATAACAAGATGAAAACCAAAGAGCAGCGTTTCCACACCATTATGGACATCTATGCTTTCCGCGTAGTGGTTGATACCCCAGATACTTGCTATCGCGCACTTGGTCAGGCTCACAGCCTGTACAAACCGCGCCCCGGCCGCATGAAAGATTACATTGCGGTACCGAAAGCC harbors:
- a CDS encoding YicC/YloC family endoribonuclease encodes the protein MIYSMTAYARKEVKGDWGTAVWEIRSVNQRYLETYFRMPEQFRGLEPILRERFRKRLARGKVECNLRFEANPAAKGELSINEGLAQQVINAANQVMTMTGEDSRLNPFQVMNWPGVMETPEQDMDAINKDLLEAFNDAIAEFIDARAREGENMKALIVQRLDAITEEVVKVRARMPEILEWQRERLLNKFEDAKIELEGSRVEQELILLAQKSDVAEELDRLDSHVKEANVVLKKGGACGRKLDFMMQEFNRESNTLASKSISTDITASGVELKVLIEQMREQIQNIE
- the cspE gene encoding transcription antiterminator/RNA stability regulator CspE encodes the protein MSNKTNGVVKWFNEEKGFGFLTQDNGGADVFVHFRAIASEGFKTLKEGQQVSFEVEQGQKGLQAANVVAV
- a CDS encoding winged helix-turn-helix domain-containing protein, with protein sequence MLENQGVHVTRERLFEICWEGALVTDQALTNVISGLRKEFVLLGETDVTIKTASKIGYVLEVRCEKPTVKEKIENRK
- a CDS encoding porin family protein, which codes for MNKTVILLATVSALTGTHALAAKDISGFYLGGGFGTTTYKDDIPNSMLEADGSSFKLIGGYQFNRIVGVEVQYTNYSGINLTDIDSDIIKSISVEPTAISIATNLGYTFNSGWRPFATIGLTQMSFNVPTKDKVALRLGTGVEYTPARLERLNFRIAYEVDTFNVEDLSSDDITVQLGTFYAGATYKF
- a CDS encoding phosphate-starvation-inducible protein PsiE — translated: MPSHLPKSFSKPFLKVFHILEAVLLVAITLATLFAMMEEFMHVFAERRVQLTDILLMFIYLEVLAMVQQFVMNGKIPVRYPIYIAMMAIARYITLGMKELDAVLIVWLSVAAFILAAATLLIRVGHHYWPYVDLRTKKPDE
- a CDS encoding NCS2 family permease, encoding MSTDSTLKAQNTSGSLDSMFKITERKTTIGTELYAGFITFLAMSYILAVNPAILGDIPGMDKGAVFTATALSAAIATLIMGIWGNYPVMLASGMSMNGFFKGLLLSGSVAVLWNEALFGIFLSGILYLAFSLTNIRKSMIESIPEDLKLAITVSLGLFIAFLGLKNAGIIVSNPFVLVGLGDISDPKVIIAYVSIFIALGCMVRDIKLATFISFVSAIALTILADVFMGTSNAPIPDQFFAMPPSMAGSFGAIFDFSAFTPEKIFDLLFIVLIFLIVDFFDGLSTIVGVGRDAGIIDKDGKMPNAKSALVADAGGTVIGSILGTTSITAFSESGIASSQGAKTGLAAVMVAGLFLISLFLYPIFSIFSAAMVAPAMVVVGIYMVGRLGQINWEKKESRIAAFFTIMFTVLSFSPANGMAMGFISYAFTMVVAGKRKEVHPLIYGLCVVFLTYLILL
- the gmk gene encoding guanylate kinase, with the translated sequence MGIGTLYIVSAPSGAGKSSLISAMLETNPTYAMKVSVSHTTRGMRPGEENGVHYHFVEKHHFEDLIKKGEFLEYAEVFGNYYGTSRVWIEENLNRGIDVFLDIDWQGARQIREKMPQAKSVFILPPSNGELERRLNVRGQDSDEVIAKRMSEAKSEISHYAEYDYVIVNDDFDAALMDFRAIIRAERLKADKQAAKYSGMLTALLAE
- the rpoZ gene encoding DNA-directed RNA polymerase subunit omega produces the protein MARVTVQDAVEKVGNRFDLVLIAARRARQMQTGGKDSLVPEENDKPTVIALREIEEGLITKDVLDARERQEQQEQEAAELAAVSSIAHTR